From Pantoea sp. Ep11b, the proteins below share one genomic window:
- a CDS encoding TIGR02594 family protein, which produces MRFVKATYHSETKTVEYEAGDGTRLLKTAGTLNWRFNNPGNIMALPDASKQKGRIGAGTVYNPKKNTFAIFSSIEAGEREKCALLKRKYRNNTISEMMSQYAPETAGNDPVAYSNFISSESGVAKDKKISELDDNEFGKVVDAISKKEGGLKAGTEKWVYVTNLTVSDGSRPVADVPFEVTLGSTSYEWKTDAFGKLKTIIHMKPGMAIVVKYTNSVGKKDIVYSAVAGDETKNILLTRNFSQFSAKTLPETPKVPREKSAQKPIEYIVMSGDSLSKIAKRYKTSTDEIAKNNNIKDVSRIFPGQKLTIYGVNTSGPSTYIVAPGDTLAKIAAQSGTTVDKLASHNNIADLNKIYPGQSILISSNANDSKGKNSVSASDKQAPKPQAPVSRTSSNARTVNLNKKKLESVGSKKSNKPLALLPHEQREAPWMAIAIREATKWHGTGEKKITDNYHKLTGSEASLGSTAWCASFANYCLKESGYDYSKSYTKSSQFPVYDKTKFIEIKNPVYGALMVFRTYVESGNEFTGSGHVTFVYGKTSNGDIAGLGGNQGGKTYGGGTIKLSMYSTTKPTSRFRMTVRKKTNTPVYQIFYKYYIPVAYKECYSKISAELPIVDVDYVNNNLFKFDSKSKSVKDEGGGR; this is translated from the coding sequence ATGAGATTTGTAAAAGCGACATATCATTCTGAAACCAAGACGGTTGAGTACGAAGCTGGTGATGGGACTCGTTTGCTAAAAACTGCAGGAACATTGAACTGGAGATTTAACAATCCCGGCAATATTATGGCATTGCCTGATGCAAGTAAGCAAAAAGGCCGGATAGGGGCCGGAACCGTATATAATCCAAAAAAAAATACATTTGCGATTTTTTCCAGCATTGAAGCTGGGGAACGTGAAAAATGTGCATTATTGAAGCGAAAATATCGAAATAACACCATCTCTGAGATGATGTCGCAGTATGCGCCTGAAACTGCAGGCAACGATCCCGTAGCTTATTCCAACTTTATAAGTTCAGAAAGTGGCGTTGCAAAAGATAAAAAAATATCTGAACTGGATGATAATGAATTCGGAAAAGTCGTAGATGCAATCAGTAAAAAAGAAGGTGGCCTGAAGGCCGGTACTGAAAAATGGGTGTATGTGACAAACTTGACGGTTTCAGACGGATCCCGCCCGGTTGCTGATGTGCCATTTGAGGTGACCCTGGGAAGTACCAGCTATGAGTGGAAAACAGACGCTTTCGGCAAGCTCAAAACGATTATTCACATGAAACCCGGAATGGCTATCGTCGTCAAATATACTAATTCTGTTGGGAAAAAAGATATTGTTTATTCAGCAGTTGCTGGAGATGAAACAAAGAATATACTGCTCACGCGAAACTTTTCTCAATTCTCTGCAAAAACACTTCCCGAAACTCCCAAAGTGCCACGTGAGAAGAGTGCTCAGAAACCGATAGAGTATATAGTCATGTCAGGAGACTCTCTATCAAAAATTGCCAAGCGTTATAAGACAAGTACTGATGAAATTGCAAAAAACAATAATATAAAAGATGTGAGTAGGATTTTCCCCGGTCAGAAATTGACAATTTATGGTGTCAATACTAGCGGTCCTTCAACATATATAGTCGCGCCGGGTGATACTCTGGCGAAAATTGCAGCGCAGAGCGGCACAACTGTCGATAAACTTGCGAGTCATAATAATATTGCAGATCTAAACAAAATCTATCCCGGTCAGTCGATATTGATTTCAAGTAATGCAAACGATTCAAAAGGGAAGAACTCTGTCTCAGCCTCTGACAAACAGGCACCCAAACCTCAGGCCCCAGTTAGCAGAACTTCATCCAATGCCCGAACGGTCAATTTGAATAAAAAAAAGCTGGAATCAGTGGGATCTAAAAAATCGAATAAACCGTTGGCCTTGCTTCCCCATGAGCAGAGAGAGGCGCCATGGATGGCGATTGCAATCCGAGAGGCTACAAAATGGCACGGAACAGGAGAGAAAAAAATAACTGACAATTATCATAAGCTTACAGGTTCTGAAGCGTCTTTAGGTAGTACGGCATGGTGTGCTTCGTTTGCTAATTATTGCTTGAAAGAATCAGGATATGACTACTCTAAGAGTTATACAAAGTCTTCTCAATTCCCTGTTTATGATAAAACTAAGTTTATCGAGATAAAAAATCCTGTATATGGTGCATTGATGGTATTTCGTACTTATGTCGAATCTGGTAATGAATTTACAGGCAGCGGGCATGTAACATTTGTGTATGGAAAAACGAGTAACGGTGATATTGCTGGATTAGGTGGTAATCAAGGAGGTAAAACATATGGTGGAGGTACTATCAAGTTATCGATGTATAGTACCACAAAACCAACATCCAGATTCAGAATGACTGTTAGAAAAAAAACGAATACTCCTGTGTATCAAATATTTTATAAATACTATATACCAGTCGCTTACAAAGAATGTTATTCAAAAATTTCAGCGGAGTTACCTATAGTTGATGTTGACTATGTGAATAACAATTTATTCAAGTTTGATAGCAAAAGTAAATCTGTGAAAGATGAAGGGGGCGGTCGATGA
- a CDS encoding DUF4431 domain-containing protein: protein MLNMLMKLTLSVAIILYNCVVYSACLKEGDKIVLTGVIKEELFYGPPNWGEDREHDEKLLYWILHLNSPLKCVVDANTEQKGWGSKVQLIVSGDNYKNKRNLLNHHVTVNGKVMLAVTGYHMTSVLLNDTSFESTKK from the coding sequence ATGTTAAACATGCTTATGAAACTTACATTGAGCGTAGCCATCATATTATATAACTGCGTTGTATATTCGGCATGTCTGAAAGAGGGGGATAAGATTGTACTCACAGGAGTAATCAAAGAAGAGTTATTTTACGGCCCCCCGAACTGGGGGGAAGATAGGGAGCATGACGAAAAACTACTCTACTGGATCCTGCATTTAAATAGTCCGCTAAAGTGCGTGGTTGATGCTAATACTGAGCAAAAAGGTTGGGGCAGCAAGGTCCAGCTCATTGTGAGCGGTGATAATTATAAAAATAAACGCAATTTACTCAATCACCATGTCACTGTAAATGGAAAAGTTATGCTTGCTGTCACAGGCTATCATATGACTTCAGTTTTACTAAACGACACAAGTTTTGAATCAACGAAAAAATAA
- a CDS encoding type VI secretion system Vgr family protein — MSNNPPLRFSHNHHLLAVKGCESALDVLAFEGDEVLSTPFSYRIEFTSGDHAISKEMMLMKPGSLTLQAPADRGYGIRVQQAVRTLQGVVTGFERLSTSKDETHYALTLRPRLALLGRSHQNAIYQDMPVPQIVEKILRERHGMRGQDFLFSLSKEYPRREQVMQYGEDDLHFITRLLGEVGIWFRFTTDTRLNIDVVEFYDSQQGYEKGLTLPSVPPSGQHSKGVDSVWGMECRHSVVQKQVSTRDYNYRQATQDMDARVDVTRGDVTTYGDAYHWADNYLTPGSAHDRNPAPESGAFYARIRHERCLNGQTRAQGITSCPTLSPGMRLKVTGGYEVADVFAQGVVITAMHTYARRDKDFAVDFDGIPDSTDFGFRPEPGSRPVMAGTLPARVTSTTENDTYGHIDKDGRYRVSMLFDRETREAGFESLWVRQSRPYAGDTCGLHLPLLAGTEVAIGFEDGDPDRPYIAGVLHDSAHGDHVTIRNYKRNVLRTPANNKIRLDDERGKEHIKVSTEYGGKSQLNLGHLVDAEKQKRGEGFELRTDSWGAIRAQKGIFISADGQAGAQGQVLEMQAAVSNLGDAREQMMSFSDDAQKASANPADLQAQINLLEQQLTDLKKSVLLMSAPDGMALTSGQHLQVSAGQNLIATAGKNADVSVVKNLFIGVGKALSVFVRKLGIRLIANQGPVQVQAQNSLMELLARKEISIVSTEDEIKIIAKKKLTLNGGGSYIRIDASGIESATAGEYRTKAGHYGRKTGASEKVTLPVFPVMEPGEQSLRFAFPGADSVSQSMDWMINQPYSITDSNGKILSTGTVDSSGRFPKIVLSESDTLNLIIGRETWSKEELSVSSTEDDSMEYFDDEAPDVDLYLSEMDSEEHRTSALTESMIATLLNLTEIS; from the coding sequence ATGAGTAATAATCCTCCGTTAAGATTCAGCCATAACCACCACCTGCTGGCGGTGAAGGGCTGTGAGTCCGCGCTCGACGTGCTGGCTTTCGAAGGCGATGAGGTCCTGAGCACGCCGTTCAGTTACCGCATTGAGTTCACCAGCGGTGACCACGCCATCAGCAAGGAGATGATGCTGATGAAGCCCGGCTCGCTGACGCTGCAGGCCCCGGCTGACCGGGGCTACGGCATCAGAGTGCAGCAGGCCGTGCGCACCCTGCAGGGGGTGGTGACCGGCTTTGAACGCCTCAGCACCTCGAAGGATGAAACCCATTATGCACTGACGCTCCGGCCGCGCCTCGCGCTGCTCGGCCGCTCGCACCAGAACGCCATTTATCAGGACATGCCGGTTCCGCAAATCGTGGAAAAAATCCTGCGCGAGCGCCACGGCATGCGCGGCCAGGATTTTCTGTTCTCGCTGTCAAAAGAGTACCCGCGCCGGGAGCAGGTGATGCAGTACGGCGAGGATGACCTGCACTTTATCACCCGCCTGCTGGGTGAGGTGGGCATCTGGTTCCGCTTCACCACCGACACGCGCCTCAACATTGACGTGGTGGAGTTTTACGACAGCCAGCAGGGGTATGAAAAAGGTCTGACGCTGCCGTCGGTACCGCCATCGGGCCAGCATTCAAAAGGCGTGGATTCGGTCTGGGGAATGGAATGCCGTCACAGCGTGGTGCAGAAGCAGGTCAGCACCCGGGACTACAACTACCGTCAGGCCACGCAGGACATGGACGCCCGGGTGGATGTGACCCGCGGGGATGTCACCACGTACGGTGATGCCTATCACTGGGCGGATAACTACCTGACGCCGGGCAGCGCGCATGACCGCAATCCGGCCCCGGAGTCCGGGGCGTTTTATGCCCGCATCCGTCACGAACGCTGCCTGAATGGCCAGACCCGGGCGCAGGGTATCACCAGCTGCCCGACCCTCTCGCCGGGTATGCGGCTGAAAGTCACCGGCGGGTATGAAGTGGCCGACGTGTTTGCGCAGGGCGTGGTCATCACGGCGATGCATACGTATGCCCGCCGTGATAAGGACTTTGCGGTTGATTTTGACGGCATTCCGGACAGCACCGATTTTGGTTTCCGTCCTGAGCCCGGCTCACGCCCGGTGATGGCCGGCACCCTGCCGGCACGCGTCACCAGCACCACCGAGAACGACACCTACGGGCATATCGATAAGGACGGTCGTTACCGCGTCAGCATGCTGTTTGACCGGGAGACCCGGGAAGCCGGGTTCGAGAGCCTGTGGGTGCGCCAGTCCCGCCCGTACGCGGGGGACACCTGCGGCCTGCACCTGCCGCTGCTGGCGGGCACCGAGGTGGCGATTGGCTTTGAGGACGGAGATCCGGACCGGCCGTACATTGCCGGTGTGCTGCACGACTCGGCCCACGGCGACCACGTCACCATCCGCAACTACAAGCGCAACGTGCTGCGCACCCCGGCGAACAACAAAATCCGCCTCGATGACGAGCGCGGGAAAGAGCATATCAAGGTCAGCACGGAGTACGGCGGCAAGAGCCAGCTGAACCTCGGGCATTTAGTGGATGCTGAGAAGCAGAAGCGCGGCGAGGGGTTTGAGCTCAGGACGGACAGCTGGGGCGCCATCCGGGCGCAGAAAGGGATATTTATCAGCGCTGACGGGCAGGCCGGGGCGCAGGGTCAGGTGCTGGAGATGCAGGCGGCGGTCAGCAACCTCGGCGATGCCCGGGAGCAGATGATGTCCTTTTCGGATGATGCGCAGAAGGCGAGCGCGAACCCGGCCGATCTCCAGGCGCAGATTAACCTGCTGGAACAGCAACTGACGGACCTGAAAAAATCGGTGCTGCTGATGAGCGCGCCGGACGGTATGGCGCTGACCAGCGGACAGCACCTGCAGGTATCTGCCGGGCAAAACCTGATAGCTACGGCCGGTAAAAATGCCGACGTCAGCGTGGTGAAAAATCTGTTCATCGGGGTAGGCAAAGCCCTGAGCGTGTTTGTCCGCAAGCTGGGGATCAGGCTCATCGCGAACCAGGGGCCGGTACAGGTACAGGCGCAGAACAGCCTGATGGAATTGCTGGCGCGAAAAGAAATCAGCATCGTCAGTACTGAGGATGAAATCAAAATTATTGCGAAGAAGAAGCTGACGCTAAACGGCGGTGGGAGCTATATCAGGATTGATGCAAGTGGGATCGAATCCGCTACAGCAGGTGAATATCGTACGAAAGCAGGACACTATGGGCGTAAAACGGGTGCATCAGAAAAGGTCACGCTGCCTGTCTTCCCTGTAATGGAACCTGGCGAACAAAGCTTACGTTTTGCTTTCCCTGGTGCCGATAGCGTCAGCCAAAGTATGGATTGGATGATAAATCAGCCATATAGCATTACTGACAGTAATGGGAAAATCCTGTCGACCGGCACGGTAGACAGTTCAGGTCGCTTCCCGAAAATAGTACTTTCTGAAAGCGATACATTGAATTTAATCATTGGGCGAGAAACCTGGAGTAAAGAGGAGCTTTCTGTTTCATCTACTGAAGACGACAGTATGGAATATTTTGATGATGAAGCTCCTGATGTCGATCTTTATTTAAGTGAAATGGATTCTGAAGAGCATAGAACATCAGCATTGACTGAATCAATGATTGCAACTTTATTAAATCTAACAGAGATTAGCTGA
- a CDS encoding T6SS immunity protein Tli4 family protein, with protein MKVRHLWMGLAVVVLILSAVFWLLTRSWPAAPLTAKEKQMTDKLFEQTRPQCIGRYRFDVPASFNNVAMGQVKINEMRIVSKRLYPPAFAQRIRLREQELNNSPAVDPKDLPYLKQVYRINNNTVIFDHNINETVPGFGRVLEGHLYNNGVAFIVTTQIRDLSDPKYKKDKEDYLNSGTSENALNNKTQKLAEMQSLLSRLQGRRDEEVPTLPGICIPEGFINDTGVMSNDVINIIYNSDDFGLIVNSDNTLRKSESLLKRSDEINAAIIRLGAHTLKKGTVKLPEINAEEWLIKSKQDIYHPQEKTVTAYRFAFYGNEDISDSKHPVFSVELNNSGLETKKYTDSQLVDIWDRITRTFRYRTGSTPGNTRQ; from the coding sequence ATGAAGGTAAGGCATTTATGGATGGGATTAGCTGTTGTCGTCCTTATTCTCTCTGCAGTTTTCTGGTTGCTCACCCGTTCATGGCCGGCAGCCCCTTTAACGGCAAAGGAAAAACAAATGACGGATAAACTGTTTGAACAGACCCGACCTCAGTGCATTGGCCGCTATCGGTTTGATGTGCCCGCTTCATTTAATAACGTTGCGATGGGGCAGGTGAAAATTAATGAAATGAGAATTGTCAGCAAGCGGCTGTATCCTCCGGCGTTTGCACAACGTATCCGGTTACGTGAACAGGAGTTAAACAACAGTCCAGCAGTTGATCCTAAAGACCTTCCTTATCTGAAACAGGTATACCGGATAAATAATAATACGGTCATCTTTGATCACAATATAAACGAGACTGTTCCTGGATTCGGACGAGTACTTGAAGGCCACTTATACAATAATGGAGTGGCATTTATAGTGACAACCCAGATACGGGACTTATCTGATCCTAAATATAAAAAAGACAAAGAAGATTATTTGAATAGTGGGACTTCTGAAAATGCACTGAACAATAAAACTCAGAAGCTGGCGGAGATGCAGAGTCTGTTATCCAGACTACAGGGGAGAAGGGATGAAGAAGTGCCAACGCTGCCTGGTATCTGTATTCCGGAAGGATTTATCAATGATACGGGAGTGATGTCGAACGATGTTATCAATATTATATATAACAGTGATGACTTTGGCCTTATTGTTAACAGTGATAATACGCTTCGGAAATCTGAATCGCTCTTGAAAAGATCTGATGAAATCAATGCTGCCATCATCAGACTTGGCGCACACACTCTGAAGAAAGGGACGGTAAAATTACCGGAAATCAATGCCGAAGAGTGGCTGATTAAAAGTAAACAGGATATCTATCATCCACAAGAGAAAACGGTTACTGCCTACAGATTCGCTTTTTATGGCAATGAGGATATTTCCGACTCAAAGCACCCGGTATTTTCCGTTGAGTTGAATAATTCTGGTCTGGAAACAAAAAAATATACGGATTCACAGCTGGTTGACATCTGGGACAGAATCACCAGAACGTTCAGGTATCGAACTGGATCAACTCCGGGAAACACCAGGCAGTAA
- a CDS encoding type VI secretion system Vgr family protein, whose protein sequence is MSNNPPLRFSHNHHLLAVKGCESALDVLAFEGDEALSAPFSYRIEFTSGDHAISKEMMLMKPGSLTLQAPADRGYGLRVQQAVRTLQGVVTGFERLSTSKDETHYALTLRPRLALLGRSHQNAIYQDMPVPQIVEKILRERHGMRGQDFLFSLSKEYPRREQVMQYGEDDLHFITRLLGEVGIWFRFTTDTRLNIDVVEFYDSQQGYEKGLTLPSVPPSGQHSKGVDSVWGMECRHSVVQKQVSTRDYNYRQATQDMDARVDVTRGDVTTYGDAYHWADNYLTPGSAHDRNPAPESGAFYARIRHERCLNGQTRAQGITSCPTLSPGMRLKVTGGYEVADVFAQGVVITAMHTYARRDKDFAVDFDGIPDSTDFGFRPEPGSRPVMAGTLPARVTSTTENDTYGHIDKDGRYRVSMLFDRETREAGFESLWVRQSRPYAGDTCGLHLPLLAGTEVAIGFEDGDPDRPYIAGVLHDSAHGDHVTIRNYKRNVLRTPANNKIRLDDERGKEHIKVSTEYGGKSQLNLGHLVDAEKQKRGEGFELRTDSWGAIRAQKGIFISADGQAGAQGQVLEMQAAVSNLGDAREQMMSLSDDAQKASANPADLQAQINLLEQQLTDLKKSVLLMSAPDGMALTSGQHLQVSAGQNLIATAGKNADVSVVKNLFIGVGKALSVFVRKLGIRLIANQGPVQVQAQNSLMELLARKEISIVSTEDEIKIIAKKKLTVNGGGSYITLDVNAIESATLGDFRTWAGHYARQTRAKHKPDISPLANAIDDGSHNIRFLCANDNGVPMLNTPYRAFLADGSVLEGISDGQGYTKLFTSAQAQDVYLHMMPGVINA, encoded by the coding sequence ATGAGTAATAATCCTCCATTAAGATTCAGCCATAACCACCACCTGCTGGCGGTGAAGGGCTGTGAGTCCGCGCTCGACGTGCTGGCGTTTGAAGGCGATGAGGCCCTGAGCGCGCCGTTCAGTTACCGCATTGAGTTCACCAGCGGTGACCACGCCATCAGCAAGGAGATGATGCTGATGAAGCCCGGCTCGCTGACGCTGCAGGCCCCGGCTGACCGGGGCTACGGCCTCAGAGTGCAGCAGGCCGTGCGCACCCTGCAGGGGGTGGTGACCGGCTTTGAACGCCTCAGCACCTCGAAGGATGAAACCCATTATGCACTGACGCTCCGGCCGCGCCTCGCGCTGCTCGGCCGCTCGCACCAGAACGCCATTTATCAGGACATGCCGGTCCCGCAGATTGTCGAAAAAATCCTGCGCGAGCGCCACGGCATGCGCGGCCAGGATTTTCTGTTCTCGCTTTCAAAAGAGTACCCGCGCCGGGAGCAGGTGATGCAGTACGGCGAGGATGACCTGCACTTTATCACCCGCCTGCTGGGTGAGGTGGGCATCTGGTTCCGCTTCACCACCGACACGCGCCTCAACATTGACGTGGTGGAGTTTTACGACAGCCAGCAGGGGTATGAAAAAGGTCTGACGCTGCCGTCGGTACCGCCATCGGGCCAGCATTCAAAAGGCGTGGATTCGGTCTGGGGAATGGAATGCCGTCACAGCGTGGTGCAGAAGCAGGTCAGCACCCGGGACTACAACTACCGTCAGGCCACGCAGGACATGGACGCCCGGGTGGATGTGACCCGCGGGGATGTCACCACGTACGGTGATGCCTATCACTGGGCGGATAACTACCTGACGCCGGGCAGCGCGCATGACCGCAATCCGGCCCCGGAGTCCGGGGCGTTTTATGCCCGCATCCGTCACGAACGCTGCCTGAATGGCCAGACCCGGGCGCAGGGTATCACCAGCTGCCCGACCCTCTCGCCGGGTATGCGGCTGAAAGTCACCGGCGGATACGAAGTGGCGGACGTGTTTGCGCAGGGCGTGGTCATCACGGCGATGCATACGTATGCCCGCCGTGATAAGGACTTTGCGGTTGATTTTGACGGCATTCCGGACAGCACCGATTTTGGTTTCCGTCCTGAGCCCGGCTCACGCCCGGTGATGGCCGGCACCCTGCCGGCACGCGTCACCAGCACCACCGAGAACGACACCTACGGGCATATCGATAAGGACGGTCGTTACCGCGTCAGCATGCTGTTTGACCGGGAGACCCGGGAAGCCGGGTTCGAGAGCCTGTGGGTGCGCCAGTCCCGCCCGTACGCGGGGGACACCTGCGGCCTGCACCTGCCGCTGCTGGCGGGCACCGAGGTGGCGATTGGCTTTGAGGACGGTGATCCGGACCGGCCGTACATTGCCGGCGTGCTGCACGACTCGGCCCACGGCGACCACGTCACCATCCGCAACTACAAGCGCAACGTGCTGCGCACCCCGGCGAACAACAAAATCCGCCTCGATGACGAGCGCGGGAAAGAGCATATCAAGGTCAGCACGGAGTACGGCGGCAAGAGCCAGCTGAATCTCGGGCATTTAGTGGATGCTGAGAAGCAGAAGCGCGGCGAGGGGTTTGAGCTCAGGACGGACAGCTGGGGGGCGATACGGGCGCAGAAGGGGATATTTATCAGCGCTGACGGGCAGGCCGGGGCGCAGGGTCAGGTGCTGGAGATGCAGGCGGCGGTCAGCAACCTCGGCGATGCCCGGGAGCAGATGATGTCCCTTTCGGATGATGCGCAGAAGGCGAGCGCGAACCCGGCCGATCTCCAGGCGCAGATTAACCTGCTGGAACAGCAGCTGACGGACCTGAAAAAATCGGTGCTGCTGATGAGCGCGCCGGACGGTATGGCGCTGACCAGCGGACAGCACCTGCAGGTATCTGCCGGGCAAAACCTGATAGCTACGGCCGGTAAAAATGCCGACGTCAGCGTGGTGAAAAATCTGTTCATCGGGGTAGGCAAAGCCCTGAGCGTGTTTGTCCGCAAGCTGGGGATCAGGCTCATCGCGAACCAGGGGCCGGTACAGGTACAGGCGCAGAACAGCCTGATGGAATTGCTGGCGCGAAAAGAAATCAGCATCGTCAGTACTGAGGATGAAATCAAAATTATTGCGAAGAAGAAGCTGACGGTAAACGGCGGGGGGAGTTACATCACTCTGGATGTTAATGCTATTGAATCAGCCACGTTGGGTGATTTCAGAACATGGGCTGGGCATTATGCCAGACAGACACGAGCGAAGCACAAGCCTGATATTTCACCTTTAGCTAATGCTATAGATGATGGAAGTCATAATATTCGCTTCCTGTGTGCAAATGATAATGGGGTACCGATGCTGAATACCCCTTACAGGGCATTTTTGGCTGATGGCTCAGTACTGGAAGGTATAAGTGATGGTCAGGGGTATACAAAACTGTTTACTTCTGCACAGGCTCAGGATGTTTACTTGCATATGATGCCAGGAGTTATTAATGCCTAA